A genomic window from Elaeis guineensis isolate ETL-2024a chromosome 3, EG11, whole genome shotgun sequence includes:
- the LOC105041327 gene encoding uncharacterized protein, with protein MERGEPTFVPEWYKSSTSSASGSSSSNHHSGSSSHLDEHGVGHASRNRLLLSVSEHEAPRSSVFLDRSSLSFRRSASSNGSMSHDKDSSLHLRTYGSFGRCHRDRDREKDIDLHDKDRSHLVDNGFCDYSDSFMGSRSGKDTLRRSHSMVSGKQVESLPKRPGSDLKNGILSGVSIISGISKTSFERDFPSLGAEEKPGPPEIGRVSSPGLSSPIQNLPKSIGGNGWTSALVDIPMKVGGNGPVPSFTSQTSVSPGSTASSSSTGLNMAETLAQAPSRVRSPPQLSIDTQRIEERTRIQYSKLIPVTPSMTKSSALNSSEKSKAKGLRSGDLSGPSKVGQQSSQFVNLTLRAPARTDTPKVSQVGNFQVLNRERNGISPTAKDGLSLMNPIRVATPLSGVQTTSIPSPKSPVKPKLKADSKAGSPSSPHSSFGEKRPTSQAQNRNDFFNFIRKKTPANHSVDLTEPSCVASSCSSKLGEQISGTFTSVNQEKGSSASCFDLEHPVENGNGVTEDGGVACEVPRRSHPDNDERSSSSVPIVPDSGPGSVGESSSGPVLAPVRAPDNLDECPSSDPLVVPSEEELDLLRRLGWDENAEGDALTPEEINDFLCQYEARRTSLRTGQREIRPLRMVLPDTGQSGVAGHRFN; from the exons ATGGAGCGAGGTGAGCCGACATTCGTTCCCGAGTGGTATAAAAGTTCGACAAGCAGTGCAAGTGGCAGTAGCAGTTCAAACCACCATTCTGGATCTTCATCGCATTTAG ATGAACATGGGGTTGGACATGCCTCAAGAAATAGATTGTTGTTGAGCGTGAGTGAGCATGAGGCTCCTCGATCTTCCGTATTTCTGGATAGAAGCTCATTGTCTTTTCGCAGGAGCGCAAGCAGTAATGGGTCCATGAGCCATGATAAGGATAGCTCTTTGCACTTACGGACGTATGGTAGTTTTGGTAGGTGCCATCGTGATAGGGATCGGGAGAAGGATATCGACCTTCACGACAAAGATAGGTCTCATTTGGTGGACAATGGGTTCTGTGATTATTCTGATTCATTCATGGGAAGTAGGTCTGGGAAAGACACTCTGAGGCGCTCCCACTCTATGGTATCAGGCAAACAAGTTGAGTCTTTGCCTAAAAGACCAGGGAGTGATTTGAAAAATGGTATACTATCTGGGGTGAGTATTATCAGTGGCATCAGTAAAACCTCCTTTGAGAGAGACTTTCCATCTCTTGGAGCTGAAGAAAAGCCAGGGCCTCCAGAAATAGGCAGGGTGTCTTCTCCTGGTCTTAGCTCTCCCATTCAAAACCTTCCCAAAAGTATTGGTGGTAATGGTTGGACCTCAGCTCTGGTGGACATTCCCATGAAAGTTGGAGGCAATGGACCAGTGCCTTCTTTCACTTCACAGACTTCTGTAAGTCCAGGATCTACTGCTTCGAGCAGTAGTACAGGGTTAAACATGGCCGAGACACTGGCTCAGGCACCGTCACGAGTTCGGTCTCCACCTCAG TTGTCCATTGATACCCAGAGGATTGAAGAACGGACTCGTATACAATACAGCAAGCTGATACCTGTGACTCCTTCAATGACTAAAAGCTCG GCTCTCAACTCTTCAGAGAAGTCAAAAGCCAAAGGATTGAGAAGTGGAGATCTCAGTGGACCTTCCAAGGTTGGGCAGCAGTCATCACAATTTGTCAATCTCACCCTCCGTGCACCTGCTAGAACAGATACCCCCAAGGTATCTCAGGTAGGGAATTTCCAAGTCCTCAACCGTGAGAGAAATGGCATCTCTCCTACTGCCAAAGACGGCCTGAGTCTAATGAATCCCATCAGAGTTGCAACCCCACTCAGCGGTGTTCAGACAACTTCAATTCCTTCACCAAAGAGCCCTGTTAAACCGAAGCTCAAAGCAGACAGCAAGGCTGGTTCTCCATCTTCTCCTCACAGTTCCTTTGGGGAAAAAAGGCCTACTTCTCAGGCTCAGAATCGTAATGATTTCTTCAATTTCATTCGGAAGAAAACACCTGCGAACCATTCTGTTGATCTTACTGAGCCCAGCTGCGTTGCATCATCCTGCTCGTCCAAGTTGGGTGAGCAGATCTCGGGCACTTTCACTTCTGTTAATCAAGAAAAAGGCAGTTCTGCATCTTGTTTTGATTTGGAGCACCCGGTGGAGAATGGGAATGGTGTGACCGAAGATGGTGGTGTTGCCTGTGAAGTGCCTAGGAGGTCCCATCCTGACAATGATGAGAGAAGTTCATCTTCAGTCCCTATTGTCCCAGATTCTGGTCCTGGCAGTGTAGGAGAGAGTTCTTCAGGCCCTGTTCTTGCCCCAGTACGTGCGCCTGACAATCTTGATGAATGTCCATCTTCGGACCCTCTTGTTGTACCAAGCGAAGAAGAATTAGACTTGTTGCGACGACTTGGATGGGACGAAAATGCGGAGGGAGATGCTCTAACACCTGAGGAGATTAATGATTTCCTCTGTCAG TATGAAGCTCGGAGGACATCTTTAAGGACAGGCCAGCGTGAGATACGGCCATTGAGGATGGTGCTTCCGGATACAGGTCAGAGTGGTGTAGCTGGCCATCGCTTCAATTGA